The Megalopta genalis isolate 19385.01 unplaced genomic scaffold, iyMegGena1_principal scaffold0037, whole genome shotgun sequence DNA window TCATTCTTATCGGCTAAATTACAAAACGATAAGTGATTATGAATATTCACAGTGAAAGAAAGAACATGTTCATtaaagaaatcaaattcaaatgAACAGGCTACGTGAAGCCTGATACGTACAATTGTTTGTATGCCGAGGCAAATTTAATAGAATGCCGACAATAGCCACTTCCTCTTTAACGTATGAAATTCTCATGTACCtaaattcattttatttcgGTATGTTTGCTGTTTGCGAATTAGGCATGGGATTCTTCAAGGCAGCGAATTTGCCTTCACCCGGCACAAGCACAACGCTGACAGAGTTTGCACTTTTGTTCTTCCTCATAGTCACAGAAGGAGCTAGAATTTATCTTGGAAGGAAAGGAAACTTGACCGAACATGGATTACCAATTCTGATCGGAGTTGTTTTAACTGTGCCCAGTTCGTTGGCTACATTGTATTTTTTGATCTGGCAAAACTATGTGCTCAGGCTAGAAGTAATACTTTGCAGCATACAATTAGTTTTGTTGGCATCCGAATTAATCATTTCGATCTTGTGCCTTATAGCTATTTATCGACCGCCATCTCCCGAAGAGTAAGCCCATGCTTGATTCTGTTTTCTGTCACCTTTACGAGTGCAACATAAAATTTCAATATCACAGAATTTTAATGTATACAATATAGAGATGGAAAAAAAATGACAGTGATGAAACTTGATTCATATTCGACTTTTATACCTTCGGTACTATGTAACTTGTAACAAGTGTATATTGCATATTCACACGTGCGCATACTTATTTCCACTTTTATAAACAATTGTTAAATCGAATCCTTTTTATTAACAgttcttttataaaaattatccaATCGTATTCTATATTTACATAAAATAGttataagaaaataaatataatcttaataaacaagttatatatttctttttaaattgcaGCCTCTAGACTACATTTTGAGTTAAGAGGTATTTGGTAGAATTTTAAACGTTCGAATTTAATTCAACGCGTCTCATCTCGATACCGTTAATCGATTCGAATCAAGAACAATTCATCGGATATGAATTTAaacaataatatattcaat harbors:
- the LOC117221413 gene encoding transmembrane protein 216; the protein is MPTIATSSLTYEILMYLNSFYFGMFAVCELGMGFFKAANLPSPGTSTTLTEFALLFFLIVTEGARIYLGRKGNLTEHGLPILIGVVLTVPSSLATLYFLIWQNYVLRLEVILCSIQLVLLASELIISILCLIAIYRPPSPEE